One Oryzomonas sagensis DNA segment encodes these proteins:
- the trmFO gene encoding methylenetetrahydrofolate--tRNA-(uracil(54)-C(5))-methyltransferase (FADH(2)-oxidizing) TrmFO, whose translation METLTIIGAGLAGCEAAWQAAQRGVSVVLHEMKPERFSPAHHLAGLAELVCSNSLRGDSLENAVGLLKEELRRSGSLIMEAAEATRVPAGGALAVDRQLFSDYVTAKIAAHPLIRLERGEVTDLPAAGTVVVASGPLTSDALAEPLARLTGDRLYFYDAIAPIVAADSLDMATIFAASRYGKGDGDDYLNCPLNEAEYLRFVDELVKGEKVPARDFEKIVHFEGCMPVEEMAERGVETLRFGPMKPVGLADPRTGVEPHAVTQLRAENRERTMFNLVGFQTKLTWPEQRRIFRMIPGLERAEFVRLGSLHRNTFINAPALLLETQQLKSDPRIIFAGQITGVEGYVESAASGFLAGINAACLQQGRPLPVPPAETALGALVHHITNADVRHFQPMNVNYGLFPELAGRVKKKEKRQKLAERALEKLEDWRAGL comes from the coding sequence GTGGAAACTCTTACCATCATCGGCGCGGGTCTGGCAGGTTGCGAAGCGGCGTGGCAGGCGGCGCAGCGCGGCGTTTCCGTCGTCCTCCACGAAATGAAGCCCGAGCGTTTCTCCCCGGCCCACCATCTGGCGGGCCTGGCGGAGTTGGTCTGTTCCAACTCCCTGCGGGGGGATTCCCTTGAAAACGCCGTGGGGCTGTTGAAGGAGGAGTTGCGGCGCAGCGGTTCCCTCATCATGGAGGCGGCCGAAGCCACCCGCGTCCCGGCAGGCGGCGCCCTGGCCGTGGATCGGCAACTCTTCTCCGACTATGTCACCGCAAAGATCGCTGCACACCCCCTGATCCGCCTGGAGCGGGGCGAGGTTACCGACCTGCCCGCCGCCGGCACGGTGGTCGTCGCCTCCGGCCCCCTGACCAGCGATGCCCTGGCGGAACCGCTGGCCCGCTTGACCGGGGACCGGCTGTACTTCTACGACGCCATCGCCCCCATCGTTGCCGCCGACTCCCTGGACATGGCCACGATCTTCGCCGCCTCACGCTACGGCAAGGGGGACGGGGACGATTATCTCAACTGCCCCTTGAACGAGGCGGAGTACCTGCGGTTCGTGGATGAGCTGGTGAAGGGGGAAAAGGTCCCGGCGCGGGATTTCGAGAAGATCGTCCACTTCGAGGGGTGCATGCCGGTTGAGGAGATGGCGGAGCGGGGCGTGGAGACGCTCCGGTTCGGCCCGATGAAGCCGGTGGGGCTGGCCGATCCGCGCACGGGCGTGGAGCCCCACGCCGTGACCCAGCTTCGGGCCGAGAACCGGGAACGGACCATGTTCAACCTGGTGGGCTTCCAGACCAAGCTGACCTGGCCGGAGCAGCGGCGCATCTTCCGCATGATTCCGGGACTGGAGCGGGCCGAGTTCGTCCGGCTCGGCTCCCTGCACCGCAATACCTTCATCAATGCCCCGGCCCTGCTGCTGGAGACCCAGCAGCTGAAAAGCGACCCCCGCATCATCTTTGCCGGCCAGATCACCGGGGTGGAGGGGTATGTGGAGTCGGCGGCCAGCGGCTTCCTGGCCGGCATCAACGCCGCATGTCTCCAGCAGGGACGCCCCCTGCCGGTGCCCCCCGCCGAAACGGCCCTGGGGGCGCTGGTGCATCACATCACCAACGCCGACGTGCGCCACTTCCAGCCCATGAACGTCAATTACGGCCTGTTCCCCGAGCTTGCGGGGCGGGTGAAAAAGAAGGAAAAACGCCAGAAACTGGCGGAACGAGCCCTGGAGAAGCTTGAGGATTGGCGCGCCGGTTTGTAG
- a CDS encoding DMT family transporter has translation MNRFKAAVLLLTTTFFWGVTFTVVKEAVASVDVFVFLAQRFILAFALILPVSMIKGKRLDRGTLRQGCLMGVFLFGSYAFQTVALLYTSASNTAFLTGLNVVMVPVISALMLRQRIPKTVRVAVILSVAGLFLLCGNGSWHLTTGDILAAICALCVSLHLIYTGEFARQSDYYWLTAIQLGMVALLSTAGAVIRGKQVFIWHPQLLWTLIVCSLIATVFAFLVQTSMQRFISHTNTALIFCTEPVFAALYAWYAINERLGIYGLAGALLILGGMIVSILPEDLGRRAKGGGAEAEISVLDEYRAGE, from the coding sequence ATGAACCGATTCAAAGCAGCAGTGCTGCTGCTGACCACCACCTTTTTCTGGGGGGTGACCTTCACGGTCGTCAAGGAGGCCGTGGCAAGCGTCGATGTGTTCGTATTTCTGGCCCAGCGCTTCATCCTGGCCTTCGCCCTGATCCTGCCGGTCAGCATGATCAAGGGCAAGCGCCTGGACAGGGGGACCCTGCGCCAAGGGTGCCTGATGGGGGTCTTCCTGTTCGGTTCCTATGCCTTCCAGACCGTCGCGCTGCTCTACACCAGCGCCTCCAATACCGCCTTCCTGACCGGGTTGAACGTCGTCATGGTGCCGGTCATCTCGGCGCTCATGCTGCGCCAGCGTATTCCCAAGACCGTTAGGGTCGCCGTGATCCTTTCCGTTGCCGGCCTGTTCCTCCTGTGCGGCAACGGCTCCTGGCACTTGACCACCGGCGATATCCTGGCCGCCATCTGCGCCCTCTGTGTCTCGCTGCACCTGATCTATACCGGCGAGTTCGCCCGCCAAAGCGACTACTACTGGCTGACCGCCATCCAGTTGGGCATGGTGGCCCTCTTGAGTACCGCCGGCGCCGTTATCCGCGGCAAGCAGGTCTTCATCTGGCATCCCCAGCTTCTGTGGACACTGATCGTCTGCTCGCTGATCGCAACCGTGTTCGCCTTTCTGGTGCAGACGTCCATGCAGCGTTTCATCAGCCACACCAACACGGCTCTGATCTTCTGCACCGAACCGGTTTTCGCGGCCCTGTACGCCTGGTACGCGATCAACGAGCGGCTGGGCATCTATGGTCTGGCCGGGGCTCTGTTGATCCTGGGGGGGATGATCGTTTCCATCCTGCCGGAGGATCTGGGCAGGCGGGCAAAAGGAGGGGGCGCTGAAGCGGAGATCAGCGTGCTGGATGAGTACCGGGCCGGAGAGTAG
- a CDS encoding basic amino acid ABC transporter substrate-binding protein → MKLLRTLTATAALLAALSLTAFAAPKSIKVATDATWPPMEMVDTNKQIVGYDIDFLKAVAKEAGVAAVIKNTAWDGIFAGLDAGQYDAIISSVTITKERQAKYDFTEPYTSIGQILVVPKTNKTAKVIADLKGKKVGAQIGTTGAMEIKKVAGVELKTYDEIGLAFEDMAAGRIFGVVCDEPVAAHFALQKKEYKDKFKIVGKSFTKEAYGIVVKKGNKDLVALLNKGIKAVKAKKLDTKIHTKWVK, encoded by the coding sequence ATGAAATTATTGCGTACGCTTACTGCAACTGCGGCCTTGCTGGCCGCTTTGTCCCTCACCGCATTTGCCGCCCCCAAGAGCATCAAGGTCGCCACCGACGCCACCTGGCCGCCGATGGAGATGGTTGACACGAACAAGCAGATCGTCGGCTATGATATCGACTTTTTGAAAGCCGTCGCCAAAGAGGCGGGCGTGGCGGCCGTGATCAAAAATACCGCGTGGGACGGCATCTTTGCCGGTCTTGATGCCGGCCAGTACGACGCCATCATCTCTTCCGTCACCATCACGAAAGAGCGCCAGGCAAAATATGATTTTACCGAGCCGTATACCAGCATCGGCCAAATCCTTGTCGTTCCCAAAACCAACAAAACCGCCAAGGTCATTGCCGACCTGAAGGGCAAGAAGGTCGGTGCCCAGATCGGCACGACAGGCGCCATGGAGATCAAGAAGGTCGCCGGCGTCGAACTCAAAACCTATGACGAGATCGGCTTGGCCTTCGAGGACATGGCAGCCGGCCGCATCTTCGGTGTGGTGTGCGACGAGCCGGTTGCCGCCCACTTTGCCCTCCAGAAAAAAGAGTACAAGGACAAATTCAAGATCGTCGGCAAATCCTTCACCAAGGAAGCCTACGGCATTGTCGTGAAAAAGGGTAACAAGGACCTGGTCGCCCTTCTCAACAAGGGGATCAAGGCGGTGAAGGCCAAGAAGCTGGACACCAAGATCCACACCAAGTGGGTGAAATAA
- a CDS encoding amino acid ABC transporter permease, which yields MSKNPTSHTPIDVGDGAAIPNKNDAGLFTAWRIAFFGAIFVSLYLAFGKSDPYYEIFKFVPDGILVTFKVTLGAILLATCIGLITGLGRISGNRFINGAASLYVEVIRGIPLLVQIFYIYYALGRFVKIPDMLSAIIAMAVCYGAYMGEVFRAGIQSIPKGQMEAALSLGMSRGQAMRQVILPQAFKVVLPPIGNEFIALLKDSSLVSILAVSDLLRRGREYASETFSYFETYTVIALIYLVMTLFFSKLIGIMEERLNAGK from the coding sequence ATGTCAAAGAACCCTACATCCCATACCCCCATAGATGTCGGCGACGGAGCCGCCATCCCCAACAAGAACGACGCCGGGTTGTTTACCGCCTGGCGCATCGCTTTTTTTGGCGCGATCTTCGTCTCCCTGTATCTTGCCTTTGGCAAGTCTGACCCTTATTACGAGATCTTCAAATTCGTCCCGGACGGCATCCTGGTCACCTTCAAGGTCACCCTCGGAGCCATCCTGCTGGCCACGTGCATCGGCCTGATCACCGGGCTGGGAAGAATCTCCGGCAACCGGTTCATCAACGGTGCCGCTTCACTGTATGTGGAGGTGATTCGCGGCATCCCGCTTCTGGTCCAAATCTTCTACATCTATTACGCCCTGGGCCGTTTCGTGAAAATCCCGGATATGCTGAGCGCCATCATCGCCATGGCCGTCTGCTACGGCGCCTACATGGGCGAAGTCTTCCGGGCCGGCATCCAGTCCATCCCCAAGGGGCAGATGGAGGCGGCCCTGTCCCTGGGCATGTCCCGCGGCCAGGCCATGCGGCAGGTCATTCTGCCCCAGGCTTTCAAGGTGGTGCTGCCCCCCATCGGCAATGAGTTCATCGCCCTGCTCAAGGACTCCTCCCTGGTCTCCATCCTGGCCGTCTCCGACCTGCTGCGCCGCGGCCGGGAGTATGCCTCGGAAACCTTCAGCTATTTTGAAACCTATACGGTTATCGCCCTGATCTACTTGGTCATGACCCTGTTTTTTTCCAAGTTGATCGGTATCATGGAGGAACGGCTCAATGCAGGAAAATAG
- a CDS encoding amino acid ABC transporter ATP-binding protein: MIEARGVSKFYGSFQALKNVSFSVRDGEKVVIIGPSGSGKSTILRSINRLETIDRGTIIVDGMDVSDPKVNICKVREEIGMVFQSFNLFPHKTVLENLTLAQTVVRKRNRREAEQIALELLKKVGIAEKAAAYPAKLSGGQQQRVAIARSLAMNPKAILFDEPTSALDPEMIGEVLDVMKNLAQEGMTMVVVTHEMGFAREVADRVIFMDHGQIVEEGTPEHFFTSPDHERAKLFLSQIL, from the coding sequence ATGATAGAGGCGCGCGGAGTCTCCAAGTTCTATGGGTCGTTCCAGGCGCTGAAGAATGTCTCCTTCAGCGTCCGGGACGGCGAAAAAGTGGTCATCATCGGCCCCAGCGGTTCGGGCAAGAGTACCATCCTGCGTTCCATCAACCGTCTTGAGACCATCGACCGGGGCACCATCATCGTGGACGGCATGGATGTCAGCGACCCGAAGGTCAATATCTGCAAGGTGCGGGAAGAGATCGGGATGGTGTTCCAGTCCTTCAACCTCTTTCCCCACAAGACCGTGCTGGAGAACCTGACCCTGGCCCAGACGGTCGTCCGCAAACGCAACCGGCGGGAAGCGGAACAAATTGCCCTGGAACTGCTCAAGAAGGTCGGCATCGCCGAGAAGGCCGCCGCCTATCCGGCCAAGCTCTCCGGCGGCCAGCAGCAACGGGTGGCCATTGCCCGCTCCCTGGCCATGAACCCCAAGGCGATCCTGTTCGACGAACCGACCTCGGCCCTTGATCCGGAGATGATCGGCGAGGTGCTGGACGTTATGAAGAACCTGGCCCAGGAAGGGATGACCATGGTGGTGGTGACCCACGAGATGGGTTTTGCCCGCGAGGTGGCCGACCGGGTCATTTTCATGGACCATGGCCAAATCGTGGAGGAAGGAACGCCGGAGCATTTCTTCACCAGTCCCGACCATGAGCGTGCCAAGCTGTTTCTGAGCCAAATACTGTAA